One window of Desulfovibrio aminophilus genomic DNA carries:
- the rpoZ gene encoding DNA-directed RNA polymerase subunit omega, protein MARITVEDCLEKVSNRFLIVQMAIKRVKQYREGYEPLVETKNKEVVTALREIAEGKVMPEASIPEAGLMIEAEAE, encoded by the coding sequence ATGGCGAGAATCACGGTCGAAGATTGTCTGGAAAAGGTCAGCAACCGCTTCCTCATCGTCCAGATGGCCATCAAGCGCGTCAAGCAGTACCGCGAGGGCTACGAGCCCCTGGTGGAGACCAAGAACAAGGAAGTGGTCACCGCCCTGCGCGAGATCGCCGAGGGCAAGGTCATGCCCGAGGCGTCCATCCCCGAGGCCGGGCTGATGATCGAGGCCGAGGCGGAGTAG
- a CDS encoding M23 family metallopeptidase — protein MLFKKYHIVVFKDKRGSCSKLQLRGWTLFTLLFVLAALTAGNVFLLRYYYSHERLQRDLELSERTLQEQKTQLLSLSQKITSLQKNLTRVRDFDSKLRVMINLDQDNAQAMTAKGGSVTTDFSKGYLPLHRHELLARKMHGFLEQLNVDAKLEEVRQQDVLLKIESNPGMLLSTPSIWPTDGWVTSSFGPRKSPFTGQEEFHRGLDISAARGTPVYAPASGRVVVADKDGSNGLTLVLAHSPSLTTRYAHLQRFAVKAGDVIKRGDLIAYVGDTGRSTGPHLHYEVLLAGVPQNPMHYILN, from the coding sequence ATGCTCTTCAAGAAGTACCACATCGTCGTCTTCAAGGACAAACGAGGCAGTTGCAGCAAGCTCCAACTCAGGGGGTGGACGCTCTTCACCCTCCTCTTCGTCCTGGCGGCCCTCACCGCCGGGAACGTGTTCCTTCTCCGCTACTATTACAGCCACGAACGCCTCCAGCGCGATCTCGAGCTGTCCGAACGAACCCTTCAGGAGCAGAAAACCCAGCTCCTCAGCCTCTCCCAAAAGATCACCAGCCTTCAGAAAAATCTCACCCGCGTCCGTGATTTCGACTCCAAGCTCCGGGTCATGATCAACCTGGACCAGGACAACGCCCAGGCCATGACCGCCAAGGGCGGCTCCGTGACCACCGATTTCTCCAAGGGCTACCTGCCCCTGCACCGCCACGAGCTCCTGGCCCGCAAGATGCACGGCTTCCTGGAACAGCTCAACGTGGACGCCAAGCTGGAGGAAGTCCGCCAACAGGACGTCCTGCTCAAGATCGAATCCAACCCCGGCATGCTGCTCTCCACGCCCTCCATCTGGCCCACCGACGGCTGGGTCACTTCCAGCTTCGGCCCCCGCAAATCGCCCTTCACCGGACAGGAGGAGTTCCACCGCGGCCTGGACATCTCGGCGGCGCGCGGAACCCCGGTCTACGCCCCGGCCTCGGGCCGGGTGGTGGTGGCCGACAAGGACGGCTCCAACGGCCTGACCCTGGTGCTGGCCCACTCCCCCAGCCTGACCACCCGCTACGCCCACCTGCAGCGCTTCGCGGTGAAGGCCGGGGACGTGATCAAGCGCGGCGACCTCATCGCCTACGTCGGCGACACCGGCCGCAGCACGGGCCCGCACCTGCACTACGAGGTGCTCCTGGCGGGAGTGCCCCAGAACCCGATGCACTACATCTTGAACTAG
- the fliR gene encoding flagellar biosynthetic protein FliR, with protein MSLFAFDPTALLGLLLTLFRISVVLFLMPFFGGQGLPNTVKAALLLVLTLAVWPHLSFPGSLFPADYWNLAVMLLGELLLGLILGLLIRFLFAAVQTGGQLVGFQMGFAMVNVVDPDTGTSEAVTSHFLYMCSMLVFLAMDGHLYLIKGMAASFHMVPPGGLFLSPELTHQIFGFSAQMFLLAVKIAAPIIASLFLVDLSLALISRAAPQMHVLVLGFPIKLAVGFLFLTLLFQILSLVIADYVHGLDAAFMNMLRAMRPPAP; from the coding sequence ATGAGTCTCTTCGCCTTCGATCCCACGGCCCTGCTGGGCCTGCTGCTCACGCTCTTCCGCATCAGCGTGGTGCTCTTCCTCATGCCCTTTTTCGGCGGCCAGGGCCTGCCGAACACCGTCAAGGCGGCCCTGCTCCTGGTCCTGACCCTGGCGGTCTGGCCCCACCTCTCCTTTCCCGGATCGCTCTTTCCCGCGGACTACTGGAACCTCGCGGTCATGCTCCTGGGCGAACTGCTTCTCGGCCTGATCCTGGGGCTCCTGATCCGCTTTCTCTTCGCGGCGGTGCAGACCGGAGGCCAGCTCGTGGGCTTCCAGATGGGCTTCGCCATGGTCAACGTGGTGGACCCGGACACCGGCACGTCCGAGGCCGTCACCTCGCACTTCCTGTACATGTGCAGCATGCTCGTGTTCCTGGCCATGGACGGCCACCTCTACCTCATCAAAGGCATGGCCGCCTCCTTCCACATGGTTCCGCCCGGCGGGCTCTTCCTCTCGCCCGAGCTGACGCACCAGATCTTCGGCTTCTCGGCCCAGATGTTCCTCCTGGCCGTGAAGATCGCGGCCCCGATCATCGCCTCGCTGTTCCTCGTGGACCTGTCCCTGGCCCTCATCTCCAGGGCCGCGCCCCAGATGCACGTGCTCGTGCTGGGCTTTCCCATCAAGCTGGCCGTGGGCTTCCTCTTCCTGACCCTGCTTTTCCAGATTCTCTCCCTGGTCATCGCGGACTACGTGCACGGCCTGGACGCGGCCTTCATGAACATGCTCCGAGCCATGCGGCCTCCGGCCCCCTGA
- the dnaJ gene encoding molecular chaperone DnaJ, whose translation MIKRDYYEVLGVSRTASGEEVKRAYRKLAFEFHPDRNQDDPEAEAKFKEAAEAYEVLRDDEKRKRYDQFGHDGLGNGFSGFSSAEDIFGAFSDIFGEVFGFASASRGPRPRAGADLRYDLTISFREAARGTEVELEIPMEVVCGTCKGTGAEPGTSPEVCRQCGGSGHVQQSQGFFRISVPCPVCHGQGRVITRYCPDCRGRGLVAETKQLSVRIPAGVDSGARLRLRGEGEAGRNGGPAGDLYVVITVEPDKTLRRQGQNLVAGCEIDMVQAALGAKVEVPTLDEAVTVDVPKGTQHGEVFRLRGLGLPHVGSTQKGDLLVEVRVKIPTRLNKRQEEILREFAEIESGKTVTKVQKLFKKTMDKVMGE comes from the coding sequence ATGATCAAGCGGGACTACTACGAAGTCCTCGGCGTGTCCCGAACCGCCTCCGGGGAAGAGGTCAAGCGGGCCTATCGCAAGCTGGCCTTCGAGTTCCACCCGGACCGCAACCAGGACGACCCGGAGGCCGAGGCCAAGTTCAAGGAGGCCGCCGAGGCCTATGAGGTCCTGCGCGACGACGAGAAGCGCAAGCGCTACGACCAGTTCGGGCACGACGGCCTGGGCAACGGCTTCTCCGGCTTCAGCAGCGCCGAGGACATCTTCGGGGCCTTCAGCGACATCTTCGGCGAGGTCTTCGGCTTCGCCTCCGCCTCGCGCGGCCCCCGTCCCCGCGCCGGGGCCGACCTGCGCTACGACCTGACCATCTCCTTCCGCGAGGCGGCCCGGGGCACCGAGGTCGAGCTTGAGATTCCCATGGAGGTGGTCTGCGGAACCTGCAAGGGCACCGGCGCCGAGCCCGGCACCTCGCCGGAGGTCTGCCGCCAGTGCGGCGGCAGCGGCCACGTGCAGCAGTCCCAGGGCTTCTTCCGCATTTCCGTGCCTTGCCCGGTGTGCCACGGCCAGGGCCGGGTCATCACCCGCTATTGCCCGGACTGCCGTGGCCGCGGCCTGGTGGCCGAGACCAAGCAACTGAGCGTGCGCATCCCCGCCGGCGTGGACTCCGGGGCCCGGCTGCGCCTGCGCGGCGAGGGCGAGGCCGGACGCAACGGCGGCCCCGCCGGCGACCTCTACGTGGTCATCACCGTGGAGCCGGACAAGACGCTCCGCCGCCAGGGCCAGAACCTCGTGGCCGGCTGCGAGATCGACATGGTCCAGGCGGCCCTGGGCGCCAAGGTGGAAGTGCCGACCCTGGACGAGGCCGTGACCGTGGACGTGCCCAAGGGCACGCAGCACGGCGAGGTCTTCCGCCTGCGCGGCCTGGGCCTGCCCCACGTGGGCAGCACCCAGAAGGGCGACCTGCTGGTGGAGGTGCGGGTGAAGATTCCCACCCGCCTGAACAAGCGCCAGGAGGAGATTCTCCGCGAGTTCGCGGAGATCGAGTCCGGCAAGACCGTGACCAAGGTCCAGAAGCTGTTCAAGAAGACCATGGACAAGGTCATGGGGGAGTAA
- a CDS encoding DUF4340 domain-containing protein translates to MKRWFALALGLAVAAIGLVMLVSRTPSDKGAKTAEPAWPSMAADSVREIAIEAPSGRYALVREDKVWYVRPGEAALPAKVKADPGKAASLLDLLVLNKPIRALTPSERRDDAALGLAKPRIRVTVLLESKDSAAPVPVVLSLGRALNSGEGLCAVNSMNPGTVFLLAHAWERQLDHQGEYFCDTRIFPMPEEKVSRLRSLSGGGPDWEVARKDGGFAFLLPESAKDKPVSESEVKLLIHNLTGLRARLLPDGTRAAGQPWLRYELWSGGATPEFLEIFAQEPLPGTILARCSWQPVPVALDRDVLDQLVKSAFDLEGRKVLTLDTGKVQFFRIVLGGQLLNMEKTEDGWMDSATGKALRGIDMALWRLSDVKFEAAAAPALPPSADEAMTCEARDKSGNSLVVLRFYTDIGLNPGLCWLRVEGSPLCYPVSAQLFKDLQGLFPLKK, encoded by the coding sequence TTGAAACGCTGGTTTGCCCTGGCCCTCGGCCTGGCGGTGGCCGCCATCGGCTTGGTCATGCTCGTGTCCCGGACGCCCTCTGACAAGGGCGCCAAGACGGCCGAGCCGGCCTGGCCCAGTATGGCCGCTGATTCCGTGCGCGAGATCGCAATCGAAGCGCCTTCCGGACGTTACGCCCTGGTGCGCGAGGACAAGGTCTGGTACGTCCGTCCCGGGGAAGCCGCCCTGCCCGCCAAGGTCAAGGCCGACCCGGGCAAGGCCGCGTCCTTGCTCGATCTTCTGGTCTTGAACAAGCCCATCCGGGCCCTGACGCCCTCCGAACGGCGGGATGACGCCGCCCTGGGGCTGGCCAAGCCGCGCATCCGCGTCACCGTGCTCCTGGAGTCCAAGGATTCGGCCGCGCCCGTCCCCGTGGTGCTGTCCCTGGGCCGGGCCCTGAACTCGGGCGAGGGGCTGTGCGCGGTCAACTCCATGAACCCCGGCACCGTGTTCCTGCTCGCCCATGCCTGGGAACGGCAGCTGGACCACCAGGGAGAATATTTCTGCGACACCCGGATCTTCCCCATGCCGGAGGAGAAGGTGAGCCGCCTGCGCTCCCTGAGCGGCGGGGGGCCGGACTGGGAGGTCGCCCGCAAGGACGGGGGCTTCGCCTTCCTGCTGCCGGAATCGGCCAAGGACAAGCCCGTCTCCGAATCCGAGGTCAAGCTGCTGATCCACAACCTCACGGGCCTGCGGGCCCGCCTGCTTCCCGACGGGACGCGGGCCGCGGGGCAGCCCTGGCTGCGCTATGAGCTGTGGAGCGGAGGAGCGACGCCGGAATTCCTGGAAATCTTCGCCCAGGAACCGCTGCCCGGGACGATCCTGGCCCGTTGCTCCTGGCAACCCGTCCCGGTGGCTTTGGACCGCGACGTGCTCGACCAGCTGGTGAAGAGCGCCTTCGACCTCGAGGGCCGCAAGGTGCTCACCCTGGACACGGGCAAGGTGCAGTTTTTCCGCATCGTCCTCGGCGGCCAGCTCCTGAACATGGAGAAGACCGAGGACGGCTGGATGGACTCCGCCACGGGCAAGGCCCTGCGGGGCATTGACATGGCGCTCTGGCGTCTTAGTGATGTGAAGTTCGAGGCGGCGGCCGCGCCCGCGCTGCCGCCTTCGGCGGACGAGGCCATGACCTGCGAAGCCCGGGACAAGTCCGGGAATTCGCTGGTCGTGCTGCGTTTCTATACCGACATCGGACTGAATCCCGGGCTCTGCTGGCTGCGCGTCGAGGGCAGCCCGCTCTGCTACCCGGTTTCGGCGCAATTGTTCAAGGATCTTCAAGGGCTCTTTCCCCTGAAGAAATAA
- the moaC gene encoding cyclic pyranopterin monophosphate synthase MoaC: MGEDFTHIGADGSARMVDVSDKRETARVAIVRAHVAISPSTLELLERRALPKGDALNTARVAGILAAKKTADLIPLCHPLPLSFVDVRFSVNREANRVEVEAEARTKAQTGVEMEALLAAQVACATIYDMCKAVQKDMVIGDCRLVYKSGGKSGEFKAE, from the coding sequence ATGGGAGAGGACTTCACCCATATCGGCGCCGACGGCTCGGCGCGCATGGTGGACGTCTCGGACAAGCGGGAGACCGCCCGGGTGGCCATCGTCCGCGCGCACGTGGCCATCTCGCCGTCCACCCTGGAGCTCTTGGAGCGCCGCGCCCTGCCCAAGGGCGACGCCCTGAACACCGCCCGCGTGGCGGGCATTCTGGCGGCCAAGAAGACCGCCGACCTCATCCCGCTCTGCCATCCCCTGCCCCTGAGCTTCGTGGACGTGCGTTTTTCCGTGAACCGCGAGGCGAACCGGGTGGAAGTGGAGGCCGAGGCCCGCACCAAGGCCCAGACCGGCGTGGAGATGGAGGCCCTGCTGGCCGCCCAGGTGGCCTGCGCCACCATCTACGACATGTGCAAGGCGGTGCAGAAGGACATGGTCATCGGCGACTGCCGTCTGGTCTACAAGTCCGGGGGCAAGAGCGGCGAGTTCAAGGCTGAATAG
- the flhB gene encoding flagellar type III secretion system protein FlhB → MPQKDPSKTEKATPKRRKKVREDGNVPKGAEMGKTMTLLAGVIALRYLVEFYYKEISNIFRWFLTGGMMQELTKTSAYELFLWGIQRMALLMLPFMLILAFVAWLTMRLQVGKLWSTKILQPKFGKVFNIFAGIQRLMLSPQAVIRFLRSMLQAAVVAIAPYIVIRQEFPNFLPLFYASPEGLAAYILGSAYKMVCYALVPMMLIAIADLWYTRWDYEEQIKMTKSEIKDEHRQAEGDPTIKLEQKQKMMNMMAKRMLADVPRADVVVTNPTHIAVALRYDAMEAPAPLVLAKGLDHLAEKIKEVAREHNIPIRENKPLAQALYKQVEIGEMIPEELYQAVAALLAGLERFKKNKR, encoded by the coding sequence ATGCCCCAGAAAGATCCGAGCAAGACAGAAAAAGCCACGCCAAAGCGGCGCAAGAAAGTCCGCGAGGATGGCAACGTCCCAAAGGGCGCGGAGATGGGCAAGACCATGACGCTCTTGGCCGGGGTCATCGCCCTGCGCTATCTCGTGGAGTTCTATTACAAGGAAATCTCCAACATCTTCCGTTGGTTCCTGACCGGCGGAATGATGCAGGAGCTGACCAAGACCTCGGCCTACGAGCTGTTTCTCTGGGGCATCCAGCGCATGGCCCTGCTCATGCTCCCGTTCATGCTCATCCTGGCCTTCGTGGCCTGGTTGACCATGCGCCTGCAGGTGGGCAAGCTCTGGAGCACCAAGATCCTGCAGCCGAAGTTCGGCAAGGTGTTCAACATCTTCGCCGGAATCCAACGGCTCATGCTCAGCCCGCAGGCGGTGATCCGCTTCCTCCGGAGCATGCTCCAGGCCGCCGTGGTGGCCATCGCGCCGTACATCGTCATCCGCCAGGAGTTCCCCAACTTCCTGCCGCTCTTCTACGCCTCGCCCGAGGGCCTGGCCGCCTATATCCTCGGCTCGGCCTACAAGATGGTCTGCTACGCCCTGGTGCCGATGATGCTCATCGCCATCGCGGACCTCTGGTACACGCGCTGGGACTACGAGGAGCAGATCAAGATGACCAAGAGCGAGATCAAGGACGAACACCGCCAGGCCGAGGGCGACCCCACGATCAAGCTCGAGCAGAAGCAGAAGATGATGAACATGATGGCCAAGCGCATGCTGGCCGACGTGCCCAGGGCCGACGTGGTGGTGACCAACCCCACGCACATCGCCGTGGCCTTGCGCTACGACGCCATGGAGGCCCCCGCCCCCCTGGTCCTGGCCAAGGGCCTGGACCACCTGGCCGAGAAGATCAAGGAGGTCGCGCGGGAGCACAACATCCCCATCCGCGAGAACAAGCCCTTGGCACAGGCTTTGTATAAGCAGGTGGAAATCGGGGAGATGATCCCCGAGGAGCTGTACCAGGCCGTGGCCGCCCTGCTGGCCGGACTGGAGCGGTTCAAGAAAAACAAGCGCTGA
- a CDS encoding tRNA 2-thiocytidine biosynthesis TtcA family protein produces MSKIGKLTYAQKKSVSLTGLCMQRTGMLRPGDRIGVAVSGGVDSFVLLKTLLIRQAIVPFPFEIMALHVNPGFSPDSHRALARWCAAEGVALHAELTDFGPRAHSPENRKNSPCFYCAMLRRKRLFALCREYGLSHLAFGHNADDLVVTTFMNLLQNGRSEGLSIREDFFEGRLQVVRPALLVEKSFIRAAARQWSLPVWANDCPSNGKTRRDDMLAWLQELWAHDKAFRVNTFNGLTRKQLDLTSP; encoded by the coding sequence ATGTCGAAAATCGGAAAACTCACCTACGCCCAAAAAAAAAGCGTCTCGCTGACGGGGCTGTGCATGCAGCGCACGGGCATGCTGCGCCCCGGCGACCGCATCGGCGTGGCCGTGTCCGGCGGGGTGGACAGCTTCGTCCTGCTCAAGACCCTGCTCATCCGTCAGGCCATCGTGCCCTTCCCCTTCGAGATCATGGCCCTGCACGTGAACCCGGGGTTCTCCCCGGACAGCCACAGGGCCTTGGCCCGCTGGTGCGCGGCCGAGGGAGTGGCCCTGCACGCCGAACTCACGGACTTCGGCCCCCGCGCCCACTCCCCGGAGAACCGCAAGAACTCGCCCTGCTTCTACTGCGCCATGCTGCGCCGCAAGCGGCTGTTCGCCCTCTGCCGGGAATACGGCCTGAGCCACCTGGCCTTCGGCCACAACGCCGACGACCTCGTGGTGACCACCTTCATGAACCTGCTCCAGAACGGCCGTTCCGAGGGCCTCTCCATCCGGGAGGACTTCTTCGAGGGGCGGCTCCAGGTGGTGCGCCCCGCGTTGCTGGTGGAAAAAAGCTTCATCCGGGCAGCCGCCCGCCAGTGGAGCCTGCCGGTCTGGGCCAACGACTGCCCCTCCAACGGAAAGACCCGCCGCGACGACATGCTGGCCTGGCTCCAGGAACTATGGGCCCACGACAAGGCCTTCCGGGTCAACACCTTCAACGGCCTGACCAGGAAACAGCTCGACTTGACCTCGCCCTGA